From Vidua macroura isolate BioBank_ID:100142 chromosome 5, ASM2450914v1, whole genome shotgun sequence, the proteins below share one genomic window:
- the TMEM52B gene encoding transmembrane protein 52B translates to MHNLDVICFIVGSFLWFPHVRGEEGCLNAELCSGTEWDRLWYIWLVLVIGGLLLLCGLVSVCLRCCFQCHQTGDEAGPQPYEITVIAFDHDSTLQSTITSLHSVFGPAARRILAVAHSHNAAQGTPPLSASDTPPVYEEALHMSRFTVAKAGQKVPDLDPVPEEKPQAPAEGKDTQLALPRH, encoded by the exons ATGCATAACTTAGACGTGATCTGCTTTATTGTAGGGAGTTTCTTATGG TTCCCCCACGTGAGAGGTGAGGAAGGCTGCCTTAATGCTGAACT CTGTTCAGGTACAGAATGGGACCGTCTGTGGTATATCTG GCTGGTGCTGGTGATCGGGGGGCTCCTGCTTCTGTGTGGCCTGGTCTCTGTCTGCCTGAGGTGCTGCTTCCAGTGCCATCAGACAGGGGATGAGGCGGGTCCCCAGCCCTACGAGATCACCGTCATTGCGTTTGACCATGACAGCACCCTCCAGAGCACCATCACTT CTCTCCACTCAGTGTTTGGGCCTGCTGCCAGGAGGATATTAGCCGTGGCACACTCCCACAACGCTGCCCAGGGAACACCACCCCTCTCTGCATCAGACACCCCTCCAGTGTACGAAGAAGCTCTGCACATGAGCAGGTTCACTGTGGCCAAGGCGGGGCAGAAGGTGCCAGACCTGGATCCAGTGCCGGAGGAAAAGCCGCAGGCGCCTGCCGAGGGCAAGGACACCCAGCTAGCCCTCCCACGACACTGA